One Actinosynnema pretiosum DNA segment encodes these proteins:
- a CDS encoding NAD(P)(+) transhydrogenase (Re/Si-specific) subunit beta has product MSYLVNGLYIVAFALFILGLSGLTGPKTAVRGNWIAAAGMGVAVVATLVKISDTAPVNWVLVVAGLALGSVLGVVPARRTRMTAMPQLVALFNGVGGGTVALIAWSEFLETDGFGHLGADRSPAVLLAGSLFAAVVGSVSFWGSLVAFLKLQELLGKGVERRLVSSARAFQVLNALLVLVILAACGRIAVGAGDGGTSAWWIVLVLLASGLAGLFVVLPIGGADMPVVISLLNALTGLSAAAAGLALDNTAMIVAGMIVGASGAILTNLMAVAMNRSIPAIVFGSFGAGATAGGEGGPQGVVKATSASDAAIRMAYASQVVVVPGYGLAVAQAQHAVKDMAALLEAKGVEVKYAIHPVAGRMPGHMNVLLAEADVEYDAMREMDDINDEFSRTDVTLVIGANDVTNPSARTDSSSPIYGMPILNVDQSRSVIVLKRSMSSGYAGIENPLFFADRTSMLFGDAKKSVNEVIEELKAL; this is encoded by the coding sequence GTGAGCTACCTGGTCAACGGGCTCTACATCGTCGCCTTCGCGCTGTTCATCCTGGGGCTGTCCGGGCTCACCGGGCCCAAGACCGCCGTGCGCGGCAACTGGATCGCGGCGGCGGGCATGGGCGTCGCGGTCGTCGCCACCCTCGTCAAGATCAGCGACACCGCCCCGGTCAACTGGGTGCTCGTCGTCGCCGGGCTCGCCCTCGGCTCCGTGCTGGGCGTCGTGCCCGCCAGGCGCACCAGGATGACCGCCATGCCGCAGCTCGTCGCGCTGTTCAACGGCGTCGGCGGCGGCACGGTCGCGCTCATCGCCTGGTCCGAGTTCCTCGAGACCGACGGGTTCGGCCACCTCGGCGCGGACCGGTCGCCCGCCGTGCTCCTCGCCGGGTCGCTGTTCGCGGCCGTCGTCGGGTCGGTCTCGTTCTGGGGCTCGCTCGTGGCGTTCCTCAAGCTCCAGGAGCTGCTGGGCAAGGGCGTCGAGCGCCGGCTCGTCTCGTCCGCGCGCGCCTTCCAGGTGCTCAACGCGCTGCTGGTGCTGGTGATCCTCGCCGCCTGCGGGCGCATCGCGGTCGGCGCGGGCGACGGCGGGACGTCCGCCTGGTGGATCGTGCTGGTGCTCCTCGCCTCCGGCCTCGCCGGGCTGTTCGTCGTGCTCCCCATCGGCGGCGCGGACATGCCGGTGGTCATCTCGCTGCTGAACGCGCTCACCGGCCTGTCCGCCGCCGCGGCCGGGCTCGCGCTCGACAACACCGCGATGATCGTCGCGGGCATGATCGTCGGCGCGTCCGGCGCGATCCTGACCAACCTCATGGCCGTCGCGATGAACCGGTCCATCCCGGCCATCGTGTTCGGCTCCTTCGGCGCGGGCGCGACCGCCGGTGGCGAGGGCGGGCCGCAGGGCGTGGTCAAGGCGACCTCCGCGTCGGACGCCGCGATCCGGATGGCCTACGCGTCCCAGGTCGTCGTGGTGCCCGGCTACGGGCTCGCCGTCGCGCAGGCGCAGCACGCGGTCAAGGACATGGCCGCGCTGCTGGAGGCCAAGGGGGTGGAGGTCAAGTACGCCATCCACCCCGTCGCCGGGCGGATGCCGGGGCACATGAACGTGCTGCTGGCCGAGGCCGACGTCGAGTACGACGCGATGAGGGAGATGGACGACATCAACGACGAGTTCAGCCGGACCGACGTCACCCTCGTCATCGGCGCGAACGACGTCACCAACCCGTCCGCGCGCACCGACTCGTCCAGCCCCATCTACGGGATGCCGATCCTGAACGTCGACCAGTCCCGGTCGGTGATCGTGCTCAAGCGGTCCATGTCGTCCGGGTACGCCGGGATCGAGAACCCGCTGTTCTTCGCGGACCGGACGTCCATGCTGTTCGGCGACGCGAAGAAGTCGGTCAACGAGGTGATCGAGGAGCTCAAGGCGCTCTAG
- a CDS encoding NAD(P) transhydrogenase subunit alpha: MHEQLLANAAILVLAGFVGFAVISKVPNTLHTPLMSGTNAIHGIVVLGALIVLGELPADAGWGPRAIAFVALVFGTLNVVGGFLVTDRMLGMFKGRKAVGAPEGKPAGNSADEKEAGR, from the coding sequence ATGCACGAGCAGCTGCTGGCCAACGCGGCGATCCTGGTGCTGGCCGGGTTCGTCGGGTTCGCCGTCATCTCCAAGGTGCCGAACACCCTGCACACGCCGCTGATGTCCGGCACCAACGCCATCCACGGCATCGTGGTGCTCGGCGCGCTCATCGTGCTCGGCGAGCTGCCCGCCGACGCCGGGTGGGGACCGCGCGCCATCGCGTTCGTCGCGCTGGTCTTCGGCACGCTCAACGTCGTCGGCGGCTTCCTGGTCACCGACCGGATGCTCGGGATGTTCAAGGGGCGCAAGGCCGTCGGGGCGCCCGAGGGGAAGCCTGCGGGGAACTCCGCCGACGAGAAGGAGGCGGGCAGGTGA
- a CDS encoding NAD(P) transhydrogenase subunit alpha — protein sequence MDTALSTGEGGASGAAVRVGVVRESTGGERRVALVPGAVAELVGRGVDVVVESGAGDGSLLPDGLYSAAGAAIGDAWAADVVVKVAPPTAEEVARLRRGQVLIGFLAPRAADNRIGELDAAGVRAFAVESIPRISRAQAMDALSSQANVAGYRAVLLAASLSTRFFPMLTTAAGTVKPASALVLGVGVAGLQALATAKRLGARTTGYDVRPEVAEQVRSVGARWLDLGIDAAGEGGYARELTEQERDTQQKELEKAISGFDVVITTALVPGVPAPRLVTAAAVEGMRPGSVVVDLAGETGGNCELTEPGRTVVRHGVTVASPLNLPATMPEHASELYSRNVTSLLELLITDGALAPDLDDEIVAGALVTGKEG from the coding sequence TTGGACACAGCGCTGAGTACCGGAGAGGGCGGCGCGTCCGGCGCCGCCGTCCGCGTCGGGGTCGTGCGGGAGTCCACCGGCGGTGAGCGGCGGGTCGCGCTGGTGCCGGGGGCGGTCGCCGAGCTGGTCGGGCGGGGGGTCGACGTCGTCGTCGAGAGCGGGGCCGGGGACGGCTCGCTGCTGCCCGACGGGCTCTACAGCGCCGCGGGCGCCGCCATCGGGGACGCCTGGGCGGCCGACGTCGTGGTCAAGGTCGCGCCGCCCACGGCCGAGGAGGTCGCGCGGCTGCGGCGCGGCCAGGTGCTGATCGGGTTCCTGGCCCCGCGCGCCGCGGACAACCGGATCGGCGAGCTGGACGCCGCCGGGGTGCGGGCGTTCGCGGTCGAGTCCATCCCCCGGATCTCGCGCGCCCAGGCCATGGACGCGCTCTCCTCGCAGGCCAACGTCGCGGGCTACCGGGCCGTGCTGCTCGCCGCCTCGCTCTCCACCCGGTTCTTCCCCATGCTCACCACCGCCGCCGGCACCGTGAAACCGGCCTCCGCGCTGGTGCTCGGGGTCGGCGTCGCCGGGCTTCAGGCGCTCGCCACGGCCAAGCGGCTCGGGGCCCGCACCACCGGGTACGACGTGCGGCCCGAGGTCGCCGAGCAGGTGCGCTCGGTCGGGGCCAGGTGGCTCGACCTCGGGATCGACGCCGCAGGCGAGGGCGGGTACGCGCGGGAGCTGACCGAGCAGGAGCGGGACACCCAGCAGAAGGAGCTGGAGAAGGCGATCAGCGGGTTCGACGTCGTCATCACCACCGCGCTCGTGCCGGGGGTGCCCGCGCCCAGGTTGGTCACCGCCGCCGCCGTGGAGGGGATGCGCCCCGGCAGCGTCGTGGTCGACCTCGCCGGGGAGACCGGCGGCAACTGCGAGCTGACCGAGCCGGGCCGGACCGTCGTGCGGCACGGGGTGACCGTCGCCTCGCCGCTCAACCTGCCCGCCACCATGCCCGAGCACGCCAGCGAGCTGTACTCCAGGAACGTCACCTCCCTGCTGGAACTGCTGATCACCGACGGCGCGCTCGCGCCCGACCTCGACGACGAGATCGTGGCGGGCGCGCTCGTCACCGGGAAGGAGGGCTGA
- a CDS encoding GNAT family N-acetyltransferase — translation MSGRDRVLVRRREWAGLGEGEVRRVEAVWGEAFPPSERGERDSVATRSSDFLWTAHLGDELVGFATALRLPQSGAVYLEYLAVSASSRGSGTGGALLAAVAEDVLGDPAVAGIVLEVEDPARTPGELPARRIGFYERWGARVVTAISGYEMPDLAEPGQRVPMVLLWRGGVAQPVLEADGVELVLRDLYLGYYAHAAESGHLAEMVGRLDRPA, via the coding sequence ATGAGCGGGCGTGATCGGGTGCTGGTGCGGCGGCGGGAGTGGGCCGGGCTCGGGGAGGGGGAGGTCCGGCGGGTCGAGGCGGTGTGGGGTGAGGCGTTTCCGCCTTCCGAGCGCGGCGAGCGGGACAGCGTGGCGACGCGGAGCAGCGACTTCCTGTGGACCGCGCACCTCGGGGACGAGCTCGTCGGGTTCGCCACCGCGCTGCGGTTGCCGCAGTCCGGAGCCGTGTACCTGGAGTACCTCGCCGTCTCCGCCTCCTCGCGCGGCTCGGGGACCGGGGGCGCGCTGCTCGCGGCGGTCGCCGAGGACGTGCTGGGCGATCCCGCGGTGGCCGGGATCGTGCTGGAGGTCGAGGACCCCGCGCGCACTCCCGGCGAGCTGCCCGCGCGGCGGATCGGGTTCTACGAGCGGTGGGGCGCACGGGTCGTTACGGCGATCAGCGGGTACGAGATGCCCGATCTCGCGGAGCCCGGACAGCGGGTGCCCATGGTGTTGTTGTGGCGTGGTGGTGTCGCGCAGCCGGTGCTGGAGGCGGACGGGGTCGAGCTGGTGCTCCGGGACCTGTACCTCGGCTACTACGCGCACGCCGCCGAGTCCGGGCACCTGGCGGAGATGGTGGGGCGGCTCGACCGCCCGGCGTGA
- a CDS encoding YwiC-like family protein, whose product MGGPSGRVVRKFLPPQHGAWAMLLLPYLAGVLSAGWRWWDLPLLGAWLSGYLLSYFALQAVKTRRPGKFREQLTWYGAVTAAFALPVLVACPRLLLFAPAYGALIGVNCWYAYRRRERALVNDLVSVVQSCLMVLVVAVVADAPLSGALVPFLVTLLYFTGTVLYVKTMIRERGNRAYLVASVAFHVVALGAVAPFGLLSAVVFAGLLARAWVLPGHPLTPRQVGLAEIVASALVLVVAVG is encoded by the coding sequence ATGGGCGGGCCGTCGGGGCGCGTCGTCCGCAAGTTCCTGCCGCCGCAGCACGGGGCGTGGGCGATGCTCCTGCTGCCCTACCTGGCCGGGGTGCTCTCGGCGGGGTGGCGGTGGTGGGACCTGCCACTGCTGGGGGCGTGGCTGTCGGGGTACCTGCTGTCGTACTTCGCGCTCCAGGCGGTGAAGACGCGGCGGCCGGGGAAGTTCCGGGAGCAGCTGACCTGGTACGGGGCGGTGACGGCGGCCTTCGCGCTGCCGGTGCTCGTGGCGTGCCCCCGGCTGCTGCTGTTCGCGCCCGCGTACGGGGCGCTGATCGGGGTGAACTGCTGGTACGCCTACCGGCGGCGGGAGCGGGCGCTGGTCAACGACCTGGTGTCGGTGGTGCAGAGCTGCCTGATGGTGCTGGTCGTGGCGGTGGTCGCGGACGCGCCGCTGTCCGGCGCCCTGGTCCCGTTCCTGGTGACGCTGCTGTACTTCACGGGGACGGTGCTCTACGTCAAGACGATGATCCGGGAGCGGGGCAACCGGGCGTACCTGGTGGCGTCGGTGGCGTTCCACGTCGTGGCGCTCGGCGCGGTTGCGCCGTTCGGTCTACTCTCCGCGGTGGTGTTCGCGGGTCTGCTGGCACGGGCCTGGGTGCTGCCGGGGCACCCGCTCACGCCCAGGCAGGTGGGGCTCGCGGAGATCGTCGCCAGCGCGCTGGTGCTGGTCGTGGCGGTGGGGTGA
- a CDS encoding multicopper oxidase domain-containing protein, producing the protein MKALSEKNDRPLGGVAAGVALVLVAVLAGIAAQRVADGGPATTEVAAAVTPTGNTTTVQVSVVEMRYRPSVISVPAGDRLVIELTNSDRRRHDLVLATGQRTGPVGAGAAVTLDAGVIGGAVDGWCSLPGHRQAGMTLTITTTGAGGQAAADHPQHGGSAEAHGDHGSAPRSIDAMAVPSADFRARDAALPAASGERVRRYVLRVQEVEVEIAPNVRQVMWTYNGTAPGPVLRGKVGDVFEVELHNDGSVDHGVDFHAGALAPDGPMRPIEPGQSLTYRFTATRAGIWMYHCSTTPMMLHIANGMHGAVIVDPPDLPAVDREYVLVQSELYLGGDQAKMRAENPDAVAFNGCAAQYAHRPLTARVGERVRFWLLDVGPNRSGAFHVVGAQFDRVYAEGAYRLQPGDPGGSQVLPLAPAEGGFVEAVFPEAGHYPFVSHAVVDAERGARGIVEVTG; encoded by the coding sequence GTGAAAGCCTTGTCCGAGAAGAACGACCGACCGCTGGGCGGGGTCGCGGCGGGGGTGGCGCTGGTGCTCGTGGCGGTGCTCGCCGGGATCGCGGCGCAGCGCGTCGCGGACGGCGGACCGGCCACGACCGAGGTCGCCGCCGCCGTGACGCCCACCGGGAACACCACGACGGTCCAGGTGAGCGTCGTCGAGATGCGGTACCGGCCCTCGGTGATCAGCGTGCCCGCCGGGGACCGGCTCGTCATCGAGCTGACCAACTCCGACCGGCGGCGGCACGACCTGGTGCTGGCCACCGGGCAGAGGACCGGGCCGGTCGGCGCGGGCGCCGCGGTGACCCTGGACGCCGGGGTGATCGGCGGGGCGGTGGACGGGTGGTGCTCGCTGCCGGGGCACCGGCAGGCCGGGATGACGCTCACCATCACCACCACCGGGGCAGGCGGGCAGGCCGCCGCAGACCACCCGCAGCACGGCGGTTCCGCCGAGGCGCACGGTGATCACGGCTCGGCGCCGCGGTCGATCGACGCGATGGCCGTGCCGTCCGCCGACTTCCGGGCCCGCGACGCCGCGCTGCCCGCCGCGTCCGGGGAGCGGGTGCGCCGGTACGTGCTGCGGGTCCAGGAGGTGGAGGTCGAGATCGCGCCGAACGTGCGGCAGGTGATGTGGACCTACAACGGGACCGCGCCGGGACCGGTGCTGCGCGGCAAGGTCGGCGACGTCTTCGAGGTCGAGCTGCACAACGACGGGAGCGTCGACCACGGCGTCGACTTCCACGCCGGGGCGCTCGCGCCGGACGGGCCGATGCGGCCGATCGAGCCGGGGCAGAGCCTGACCTACCGGTTCACCGCGACCAGGGCGGGCATCTGGATGTACCACTGCTCGACCACGCCGATGATGCTGCACATCGCCAACGGCATGCACGGCGCGGTGATCGTCGACCCGCCGGACCTGCCCGCCGTCGACCGCGAGTACGTGCTGGTGCAGTCCGAGCTGTACCTGGGCGGGGACCAGGCGAAGATGCGCGCGGAGAACCCGGACGCCGTGGCGTTCAACGGGTGCGCGGCGCAGTACGCGCACCGGCCGCTGACGGCGCGGGTCGGCGAGCGGGTGCGGTTCTGGCTGCTGGACGTCGGGCCGAACCGGTCGGGGGCGTTCCACGTCGTCGGCGCGCAGTTCGACCGGGTGTACGCCGAGGGGGCCTACCGGTTGCAGCCGGGCGATCCGGGCGGTTCGCAGGTGCTGCCGCTGGCGCCGGCGGAGGGCGGGTTCGTGGAGGCGGTGTTCCCCGAGGCCGGGCACTACCCGTTCGTCAGCCACGCCGTGGTCGACGCCGAGCGCGGGGCGCGGGGGATCGTGGAGGTGACGGGCTGA
- a CDS encoding helix-turn-helix transcriptional regulator, whose product MPVANEREDFVAALPLLAVLAALVKAQVRGFWAGWWPPRPVLLSTDVITSSIVETTGAGPSGGAIDTPQHRALGSGSRVAILGLVRAAGGGLTAAEVAAATGQHLSTTRAHLERLVGAGLAVKARAGGGQPGRPAWRYRAAADDPAPAPYRTLAAVLLGQLRKDADGAAVAAERVGREWGRQLAGESGARGAVETVGSVFDGLGFSPVVHGEAGGAVDLHLRTCPFLELVDQAPDAMCALHAGVVRGVLDERGADGDAAVLEPFGAPRACVVRLPRDGEW is encoded by the coding sequence ATGCCCGTGGCGAACGAGCGCGAGGACTTCGTGGCGGCGCTGCCGCTGCTCGCCGTGCTGGCTGCGTTGGTGAAAGCACAGGTCAGGGGCTTCTGGGCGGGGTGGTGGCCACCCCGACCGGTTTTGCTGTCAACCGACGTTATAACGTCTTCCATCGTGGAAACCACGGGTGCTGGGCCCAGCGGTGGGGCCATCGACACGCCGCAGCACCGGGCCCTCGGGTCCGGGAGTCGGGTGGCCATCCTCGGGCTCGTGCGGGCTGCCGGGGGTGGGCTCACCGCCGCCGAGGTCGCGGCTGCCACGGGGCAGCACCTGTCGACCACGCGCGCCCACCTGGAACGGCTCGTCGGCGCCGGCCTGGCGGTCAAGGCGCGAGCCGGCGGCGGGCAGCCAGGGCGTCCCGCCTGGCGGTACCGCGCCGCCGCCGACGACCCGGCGCCCGCCCCCTACCGGACGCTCGCGGCGGTGCTGCTGGGGCAGCTCCGGAAGGACGCGGACGGGGCGGCCGTCGCCGCTGAGCGGGTGGGGCGGGAGTGGGGGCGGCAGCTCGCCGGGGAGTCCGGCGCCCGCGGGGCCGTGGAGACGGTCGGCTCGGTGTTCGACGGGCTCGGGTTCAGCCCGGTGGTGCACGGGGAAGCGGGTGGGGCGGTTGACCTGCACCTGAGGACCTGCCCGTTCCTGGAACTCGTCGACCAGGCGCCCGACGCGATGTGCGCGCTGCACGCCGGTGTGGTGCGCGGGGTGCTGGACGAGCGCGGGGCCGACGGGGACGCGGCTGTGCTGGAGCCCTTCGGGGCGCCTCGGGCCTGCGTGGTGCGGCTTCCCCGTGACGGGGAGTGGTGA
- a CDS encoding M14 family zinc carboxypeptidase, with protein sequence MRSRSAPALLRAGLALGVTGLALSALTAPAATAQDRVLRADRAVTRACFDSPLPARTPGVDRREVTSGVDGLVQARLSPGTGAEGDWDLAVFDKATGAVVAASSALRSRELAESFVTKGQVLVVQGCRYAGPAKSAVLGVDFLALTPQGTPTGTERAEVVRVNTPEQKDKTALLGLDLDLTEKGDATGVEVVLAGDADRKVLRDSGLTYSTVDADLSRTSREHAARDREYAASRASTGLPSGRTSYRHLYEHDHELKELARANPKLVKAFTLAEPSVEGRDVVAVEIAENVEDTHDGKPVNTVMGVHHAREWPAAEHATEWAYELVKGYRDGSLRSLVSKTRNVIVPIVNVDGFSISREAEPKGDFSRFDYEMKRKNCRASDSPPALGTGVCKANPGGSARGTDPNRNYAGFWGGAGASTSWSGETYRGSAPFSEPETRNIRKLVSERAVTNLITLHTYGNLVLRPPGVADVRAPLEEPVVKALGDKMASRNGYESIPSWGLYDTTGTTDDWSYWTTGGFGFTFEINPEGFHPAYENAVVAEYLGTAPAAGAGKGGNRAAFLDMLANAADPAAHGTLTGTAPKGYELKARKTFQTPTSPVRQADGTTTPPIMVTETLESRRTAPGGRFSWSVNPSTRPYVAGRYGREPQAPPQSAITLVNPPGVPAENPSFPGDGTAEVIPFTVSGLPSADNGRFDVSVSWGSAATDWDLFVLNAAGETVAQSAAGGTNSERATLVDPPAGEYRAVLVNYSQADPANPDDWTAGKVEFASPVPPTYGVKEAYTVTCADKRGRLVGVTDVFVDRGQSVDVGALCTDSARATKQRR encoded by the coding sequence ATGAGATCGAGATCCGCCCCGGCCCTCCTGCGAGCGGGCCTGGCGCTGGGTGTGACCGGCCTGGCGCTGTCCGCGCTCACCGCCCCCGCCGCGACCGCCCAGGACCGCGTCCTGCGCGCCGACCGGGCCGTGACCAGGGCGTGCTTCGACTCCCCGCTCCCCGCCAGGACCCCCGGCGTCGACCGCCGCGAGGTCACCTCCGGCGTCGACGGCCTGGTCCAGGCCCGCCTGTCCCCTGGGACCGGCGCCGAGGGCGACTGGGACCTCGCCGTCTTCGACAAGGCCACAGGGGCCGTGGTCGCGGCCTCCTCCGCCCTGCGCAGCCGCGAGCTGGCCGAGAGCTTCGTGACCAAGGGCCAGGTGCTCGTGGTCCAGGGCTGCCGCTACGCCGGTCCGGCCAAGTCCGCCGTGCTGGGCGTGGACTTCCTCGCCCTCACCCCGCAGGGCACGCCCACCGGAACCGAGCGCGCCGAGGTCGTGCGCGTGAACACCCCGGAGCAGAAGGACAAGACCGCCCTCCTCGGTCTCGACCTGGACCTCACCGAGAAGGGCGACGCGACCGGCGTCGAGGTGGTGCTGGCCGGTGACGCGGACCGGAAGGTGCTGCGCGACAGCGGGTTGACCTACTCCACCGTCGACGCCGACCTGTCCCGGACCTCCCGCGAGCACGCGGCGCGCGACCGCGAGTACGCCGCGTCCCGCGCGTCCACGGGCCTGCCGTCCGGCCGCACCTCCTACCGCCACCTCTACGAGCACGACCACGAGCTCAAGGAGCTCGCCCGCGCGAACCCGAAGCTGGTCAAGGCGTTCACGCTGGCCGAGCCGTCCGTCGAGGGCCGGGACGTGGTCGCCGTCGAGATCGCCGAGAACGTGGAGGACACCCACGACGGCAAGCCGGTCAACACCGTCATGGGCGTGCACCACGCGCGCGAGTGGCCCGCCGCCGAGCACGCGACCGAGTGGGCCTACGAGCTGGTCAAGGGGTACCGGGACGGGTCGCTCAGGTCCCTGGTCTCCAAGACCCGCAACGTGATCGTCCCGATCGTCAACGTGGACGGCTTCTCCATCTCCCGCGAGGCCGAGCCCAAGGGCGACTTCTCCCGCTTCGACTACGAGATGAAGCGGAAGAACTGCCGCGCCTCCGACTCCCCGCCCGCGCTGGGAACCGGTGTGTGCAAGGCGAATCCCGGCGGCAGCGCGCGGGGCACCGACCCGAACCGGAACTACGCGGGCTTCTGGGGCGGCGCGGGCGCGAGCACGTCGTGGAGCGGCGAGACCTACCGTGGTTCCGCGCCGTTCTCCGAGCCGGAGACCCGCAACATCCGCAAGCTCGTCTCCGAGCGCGCCGTCACCAACCTGATCACCCTGCACACCTACGGCAACCTCGTCCTGCGCCCGCCGGGCGTGGCCGACGTGCGCGCGCCGCTGGAGGAGCCCGTCGTCAAGGCGCTGGGCGACAAGATGGCCTCCCGCAACGGTTACGAGAGCATCCCGTCCTGGGGCCTGTACGACACCACCGGCACCACCGACGACTGGTCCTACTGGACCACCGGCGGTTTCGGGTTCACCTTCGAGATCAACCCGGAGGGCTTCCACCCGGCGTACGAGAACGCCGTCGTCGCCGAGTACCTGGGCACCGCGCCCGCCGCAGGCGCGGGCAAGGGCGGCAACCGGGCCGCGTTCCTGGACATGCTGGCCAACGCCGCCGACCCGGCCGCGCACGGCACGCTGACCGGGACCGCGCCGAAGGGCTACGAGCTGAAGGCGCGCAAGACCTTCCAGACGCCGACCTCGCCGGTGCGCCAGGCGGACGGGACCACCACCCCGCCGATCATGGTGACCGAGACCCTGGAGTCGAGGCGCACCGCGCCCGGCGGCCGGTTCTCCTGGTCGGTCAACCCGTCCACGCGCCCGTACGTCGCCGGTCGCTACGGCCGCGAGCCGCAGGCGCCGCCGCAGTCCGCGATCACGCTGGTCAACCCGCCCGGCGTGCCCGCCGAGAACCCCTCGTTCCCCGGCGACGGGACGGCCGAGGTCATCCCGTTCACCGTGAGCGGCCTGCCCTCGGCGGACAACGGGCGGTTCGACGTGTCGGTGTCGTGGGGGTCCGCCGCGACCGACTGGGACCTGTTCGTGCTGAACGCCGCGGGTGAGACCGTCGCGCAGTCGGCGGCGGGCGGCACGAACTCCGAGCGCGCCACCCTGGTCGACCCGCCCGCGGGCGAGTACCGGGCGGTGCTGGTGAACTACTCGCAGGCCGATCCGGCGAACCCGGACGACTGGACGGCGGGGAAGGTCGAGTTCGCCTCGCCGGTGCCGCCGACCTACGGCGTGAAGGAGGCGTACACGGTCACCTGCGCCGACAAGCGCGGCAGGCTCGTCGGGGTGACGGACGTGTTCGTCGACCGGGGGCAGAGCGTGGACGTGGGCGCGCTGTGCACCGACTCCGCGCGCGCGACCAAGCAGCGGCGCTGA
- a CDS encoding EF-hand domain-containing protein, which translates to MRTEVKPMALARAELIFSLFDADASGELEMTDFDLMADRVDAAASGSEMSDRHAMRAALASWWEVLADHLDVDRDGRITLDEFCGCVLSPERFEGAVEVFARALAVLGDPDGDGMIERPRFHALMTAFGFSRDNIDALFDAFEPTADDQVEVRTWESAIRDYYRPDKAGIAGDHLVPAQSRR; encoded by the coding sequence GTGCGGACCGAGGTGAAGCCGATGGCGCTGGCGAGGGCGGAGCTGATCTTCTCCCTCTTCGACGCCGACGCCAGCGGCGAGCTGGAGATGACCGACTTCGACCTGATGGCCGACCGCGTGGACGCGGCGGCCTCGGGCTCGGAGATGTCCGACCGGCACGCCATGCGCGCGGCGCTGGCGAGCTGGTGGGAGGTGCTGGCCGACCACCTGGACGTGGACCGGGACGGCCGGATCACCCTGGACGAGTTCTGCGGCTGCGTGCTGTCGCCGGAGCGGTTCGAGGGCGCGGTCGAGGTGTTCGCCCGCGCGCTGGCCGTGCTGGGCGACCCGGACGGCGACGGCATGATCGAGCGGCCGAGGTTCCACGCGCTGATGACGGCGTTCGGGTTCAGCCGGGACAACATCGACGCGCTGTTCGACGCCTTCGAGCCCACCGCCGACGACCAGGTCGAGGTGCGCACGTGGGAGTCGGCGATCAGGGACTACTACCGCCCCGACAAGGCGGGCATCGCGGGCGACCACCTGGTGCCCGCGCAGAGCAGGCGCTGA
- a CDS encoding SAM-dependent methyltransferase, protein MAATGRAGTSAERVIGEGVSRTALLVAAARAVESTRSDAVAVDRYAAHFVRAEPSAAGWPLRVEDVPGGDANPLWSGDARYFGLRTRVFDDHLLEVARAGTRQVVLVAAGLDTRALRLDWPAGTSVFEVDREHVLGFKQRVLDEVGARPTARRVPVPSDLEDDWPSALLEAGLSPDRPTAWLVEGLSMYLSRAGLRALLRDVTRLSAPASTLALEVKPDSHDLGVPAAPFYAEARSAIDVDLPALFHHDPRPDSEADLVLLGWTATSRGSGEYAEAHGQAVPDPDGAFGENRFVFARKPTVPLPRLTGPDAQR, encoded by the coding sequence GTGGCCGCGACGGGACGGGCGGGGACGAGCGCCGAGCGGGTGATCGGCGAGGGCGTCAGCCGCACGGCGCTGCTGGTCGCGGCGGCGCGCGCGGTCGAGAGCACCCGTTCCGACGCGGTGGCGGTGGACCGGTACGCGGCGCACTTCGTCCGGGCGGAACCGAGCGCGGCGGGCTGGCCGCTGCGCGTCGAGGACGTGCCGGGCGGCGACGCGAACCCGTTGTGGAGCGGGGACGCCCGCTACTTCGGGCTGCGCACCAGGGTCTTCGACGACCACCTGCTGGAGGTGGCGCGGGCGGGGACGCGGCAGGTGGTGCTGGTGGCGGCCGGGCTGGACACGCGGGCGCTGCGGCTGGACTGGCCAGCGGGCACCTCGGTGTTCGAGGTGGACCGGGAGCACGTGCTGGGGTTCAAGCAGCGGGTGCTGGACGAGGTCGGCGCGCGCCCGACCGCGCGGCGGGTCCCGGTGCCCTCGGACCTGGAGGACGACTGGCCGTCGGCGCTGCTGGAGGCCGGGCTGTCCCCGGACCGGCCGACGGCGTGGCTGGTGGAGGGCCTGTCCATGTACCTGTCGCGGGCCGGGCTGCGGGCGCTGCTGCGCGACGTCACCAGGCTGTCCGCGCCCGCGAGCACGCTGGCGCTGGAGGTGAAGCCGGACTCGCACGACCTGGGCGTCCCGGCGGCCCCGTTCTACGCCGAGGCGCGGTCGGCGATCGACGTGGACCTGCCCGCGCTGTTCCACCACGACCCGCGCCCGGACTCCGAGGCGGACCTGGTCCTGCTCGGCTGGACGGCGACCAGCAGGGGGAGCGGCGAGTACGCCGAGGCGCACGGTCAGGCGGTCCCCGATCCGGACGGGGCGTTCGGCGAGAACCGCTTCGTGTTCGCCAGGAAGCCGACCGTGCCGTTACCCCGGCTTACCGGGCCGGACGCTCAGCGGTAG